In a genomic window of Mageeibacillus indolicus UPII9-5:
- a CDS encoding ABC transporter permease, translating into MKKYIFTKIMHGILLLLCISLLAFVTNFLAEGDPVEMYYIAHNEPLPSPEILAQKRAEAGLNDPWLKQYSRWLGHFIEGDMGRSFRDGRAVSDKIKEALPLSLRLALPSFVFTFVLAIAAAVLSAYHKGGFLDRLIGGVSFTLASIPSFVSGVILLIVFAVKLKIFPVLAMGNANGWVLPSIALSLPMIGKYTRQIRAGLIDELGAPYVTALKVRGFKPSIILFGNVLKNCLPLVFNLMAMALGYLMAGVTIVENLFAWPGLGSLVMESILFRDYPTVQAFVLISGFTYLIVNMLSDILHKLVDRRPALTNGQD; encoded by the coding sequence ATGAAGAAGTATATATTTACAAAAATTATGCATGGGATTTTGTTGCTGCTTTGCATAAGCTTGCTGGCGTTTGTGACTAATTTCCTTGCAGAAGGTGATCCGGTGGAAATGTATTATATTGCTCACAATGAGCCTCTGCCGTCCCCTGAGATCTTGGCGCAAAAGCGGGCGGAAGCTGGGCTTAATGATCCATGGCTGAAGCAATATTCACGCTGGCTCGGTCACTTCATCGAGGGCGATATGGGGCGGTCTTTTCGTGACGGACGCGCGGTCAGCGACAAAATTAAGGAAGCTTTGCCGCTCAGCCTGAGGTTGGCTTTGCCGTCTTTCGTATTTACATTTGTTTTGGCGATCGCGGCCGCCGTTTTATCTGCTTACCACAAAGGTGGTTTCCTTGATCGGCTGATCGGAGGGGTAAGTTTTACGTTAGCGTCGATCCCAAGCTTTGTTTCGGGCGTTATTTTATTGATTGTTTTTGCCGTAAAATTGAAAATATTTCCGGTGCTGGCCATGGGTAACGCGAATGGTTGGGTGTTGCCGTCGATCGCGCTCTCACTGCCGATGATTGGTAAATATACTCGGCAGATCCGAGCCGGTTTGATTGATGAACTCGGCGCACCCTATGTAACGGCATTAAAGGTACGAGGGTTTAAACCGTCGATTATTCTTTTCGGTAATGTGCTCAAAAATTGTTTGCCACTGGTGTTTAACTTGATGGCGATGGCACTAGGTTATTTGATGGCCGGGGTGACGATTGTGGAAAATCTTTTTGCCTGGCCGGGTTTGGGTTCGTTGGTAATGGAGTCGATTTTGTTCCGCGATTATCCGACAGTGCAGGCGTTTGTTTTGATCAGTGGGTTTACTTATTTGATTGTAAATATGCTAAGTGATATTTTACATAAGTTGGTGGATAGGAGGCCGGCGTTGACGAATGGGCAAGATTAG